A single region of the Pseudophryne corroboree isolate aPseCor3 chromosome 3 unlocalized genomic scaffold, aPseCor3.hap2 SUPER_3_unloc_64, whole genome shotgun sequence genome encodes:
- the LOC134984566 gene encoding oocyte zinc finger protein XlCOF6-like isoform X2: MVSQVSEITDNDSRQDSPGDNPIIPIIHPALSADPPDPGKCSPDHSDIGASVTALTVDTEFPCSVDAKCFTQNTKLITHHPAKVGERPLICSECGKCFACNSNLATHQRSHSGEKLFSCSECGKCFAFKSVLVTHQRSHTGEKPFSCSECGKCFTQKSGLVTHQSTHTGEKPYSCSECGKCFTQKSALVTHQSSHTGEKPFSCSECRKCFPRKSALVAHQRSHSGEKPFSCSECGKCFAFKSVLVTHQRSHTGEKPFSCSECGKCFTQKAALVTHQSSHTGEKPFSCSECRKCFPRKSALVAHQRNHSGEKPFSCSECGKCFAFKSVLVTHQRSHSGEKPFSCSECGKCFAFKSVLVRHQRSHTGEKPYSCSECGKCFAFKSHFDIHQHTHTVEKPYSCSECRKCFARKSDLVTHQRSHTGEKPFSCSECGKCFAFKSHFVIHQHTHTGEKPFPCSECGKCFARKSDLVKHQRSHTGEKPYSCSECGKCFTQKSVLVTHQSSHTGEKPFSCSECRKCFPRKSDLVAHQRSHTGERPFPCYECGKCFTHKSALVRHQRNHTGEKPYFCSECGKCFARKSHLVLHQRSHTGEKPYSCSVCGKCFAYKSNLVTHQRSHTGEKPFSCCERNKSALVEHIRHYPNTEPFTSSGV; this comes from the coding sequence atggtaTCCCAGGTTTCTGAAAtaacagataatgacagtagacaggattctccaggagataaccccattatcccaattatacatccagctctatcagctgatccccctgatcctgggaaatgttctcctgatcactctgatattggtgcatctgttacagctctgacagtagatacagagtttccctgttctgtagatgccaaatgttttacacagaacacaaagcttattacccatcatccagctaaggtaggtgagaggccactgatatgttctgaatgtgggaaatgttttgcatgcaactcaaatcttgctacacatcagagaagtcactcaggtgagaagctgttttcctgttctgagtgtgggaaatgttttgcatttaaatcagttcttgttacacatcagagaagtcacacaggtgagaagccgttttcctgttctgagtgtgggaaatgttttacacagaaatcaggtcttgttacacatcagagtactcacacaggtgagaagccgtattcctgttctgagtgtgggaaatgttttacacagaaatcagctcttgttacacatcagagtagtcacacaggtgagaagccattttcctgttctgagtgtaggaaatgttttccacggaaatcagctcttgttgcacatcagagaagtcactcaggtgagaagccgttttcctgttctgagtgtgggaaatgtttcgcatttaaatcagttcttgttacacatcagagaagtcacacaggtgagaagccgttttcctgttctgagtgtgggaaatgttttacacagaaagcagctcttgttacacatcagagtagtcacacaggtgagaagccattttcctgttctgagtgtaggaaatgttttccacggaaatcagctcttgttgcacatcagagaaatcactcaggtgagaagccgttttcctgttctgagtgtgggaaatgtttcgcatttaaatcagttcttgttacacatcagagaagtcactcaggtgagaagccgttttcctgttctgagtgtgggaaatgtttcgcatttaaatcagttcttgttagacatcagagaagtcacacaggtgagaagccgtattcctgttctgagtgtgggaaatgttttgcattcaaatcacattttgatattcatcagcatactcacacagttgagaagccgtattcctgttctgagtgtaggaaatgttttgcacggaaatcagatcttgttacacatcagagaagtcacacaggtgagaagccgttttcctgttctgagtgtgggaaatgttttgcattcaaatcacattttgttattcatcagcatactcacacaggtgagaagccatttccatgttctgagtgtgggaaatgttttgcacggaaatcagatcttgttaaacatcagagaagtcacacaggtgagaagccgtattcctgttctgagtgtgggaaatgttttacacagaaatcagttcttgttacacatcagagtagtcacacaggtgagaagccattttcctgttctgagtgtaggaaatgttttccacggaaatcagatcttgttgcacatcagagaagtcacacaggtgagaggccatttccatgttatgagtgtgggaaatgttttacacataaatcagctcttgttagacatcagagaaatcacacaggtgagaagccatacttctgttctgagtgtgggaaatgttttgcacggaaatcacatcttgttctacatcagagaagtcatacaggtgagaagccgtattcctgttctgtgtgtgggaaatgttttgcatataaatcaaatcttgttacacatcagaggagtcacacaggtgaaaagccattttcatgctgtgagagaaataaatccgctcttgttgaacatattagacattacccaaatacggaaccatttacatcttctggagtataa